Genomic DNA from Chlorocebus sabaeus isolate Y175 chromosome 6, mChlSab1.0.hap1, whole genome shotgun sequence:
CCCTTCGGAGCAGTGCTGTTACGATGACGCCATCTTGTCCTTAGAGCAGACCCGTCGCTGTGGCTCCAACTGCATCTTCTGGCCCTGCTTTGAGCTCTGCTGTCCCGAGTCCTTTGGCCTCCAGCAGAAGTTTCTTGTGAAGCTGAAGGTTCTGGGTACGAAGTCTCAGTGTCACTCATCTCCCATCTCCCGGAGCTGTATCGGGTAAAGGCCCCTACCTTGCTCTTAACTAAAGGTATGAGGGAGGGATGAGGGATACGGAGGGCTTGAAGAGGAACTCCTGTTTGGAGTTCTAATAACGGCAAAAGAGTCAGCCCGGTGGGAGCaggggaaagcaaaaagaagaagcagataagctataagtctgcctttcttcacGGTCCAGGACAAATAGCCCTCTTGTATAAATAACTCGCAACCTTCCTGCACCCAGCTATCACCGGATCCTCAGCTGGTAAAAACATGCAAGTCATGCAGTTGCCTTCCTGATGTAAAAAACTAACATGCTAAATAATCCAGTGTCGGGAAGACAAAGATGCTTTGCTTCTCTGAAGAAGCTTATAATAATATACAGTATATGTATATGCAGGGAACAATTGGTCAAAAGTGGATTTTGGTTTCCCCGAGGGGAAAGACCGGctttgtaattataattttttccttattttacttaCAACTGGTAGAGTCTAAGTATTGTACGAAGTGCCCATGATTCTGTCCGTAAAtttgagcatatttttattaGTTAACGTCAGTTTAAGTagtccttttgtttgtttctatttttaaggtGAATTTTTAATTCTACCTGAAATCAGTTAAGATACCGCGACAAAAACTGCAAATGAGAGGAGGTAACCTATCCTTTTTCAGGAAGAACTGATATCTCTGGCTaagtatttctccttttattatgGTTTCTAAATCAGTTATTTTCTTCAGctttaatttcataaaattaaaaaactataaaaaaaattcctgtagCTGTTGGAATAATTAAAAAATCTGGTGCAGTGGTGGTATACCAATCTTTAGAATTCTTAAATATTCTAATGTTTCAAGATGAGGTCATGCTTGGGAAAATCATGTCATAGCATTTACATTACTTTCAAATGTCATTTTTTGACCCTGGAAAGAAGTAATAATGTTCATCATAACCCTAGCAGCCTGGATAGTGAGCTAAACAAACCCTTGGAAGATTAAATTTTAATCAAGTAGactaggaaaacaaaacacaaatccttcctccccttccaccCGCCTTTACAATCTTACTGGAAGGGTgttcagaaattaaaatttgtgtttgCTAAGACTTTATTCTGTTGGGGGTTTTAAGAGGTAATACATGTAATGTAAAATGTATgtaaaccggccgggcgcggtggctcaagcctgtaatcctagcactttgggaggccgagacgggcggatcacgaggtcaggagatcgagaccatcctggctaacacggtgaaaccccgtctctactaaaaaatacaaaaaactagccgggcgcggtggcgggcgcctgtagtcccagctactcgggaggctgaggcaggagaatggcgtaaacccgggaggcggagcttgcagtgagctgagatcggccactgcactccagcctgggcgacagagcgagactccgtctcaaaaaaaaaaaaaaaaaaaaaaaaatgtatgtaaaccATTGCAGGTTTCTGGGGCATTTTTCCATGCACCAGTAAGATGTCTGACTGTAACTGAATGTAACTTACAGAAAGTAACGAAAAGTTACATTCAGAAAAATAGCAATCAGGCCTTGGATGTTCTTTATTAAACTCTTTTCAGGCATtaactttaccaaaaaaaatctgtcattgtCTAAAGTTCTTTTGCTAAAACCGTGGActatggaaaacaacaaaaaggaattttttaGTCTGCTGCTATTATTAACATTGATTATGTGTATCTTTTGGCTCAGAAAATGACTTCACCTAGTCACTCCATAAGCTGATCTTTAACAGGTCACCTAGCTAATTGGGCtgtgtaaacagatgtgctgggagaaaattataatatttagtatttgtcctaaatataaaaaattttttgacaAGTTTCTTTTTAAGATAGTTTCTAAAGCCTTACCCTGGCTAAAGATGTTTTGTACAAATTATATATAGCCTGCCTAATCTACTAACATGGCACAGAGAATCACAATTAACAATGTGGGGAAAGTCAGGGCAGTGGAAGTGGATGTATACTTTTTATGTTGAGGGCTTCAACCAAATTGCCTTGGAATTAAAGGTGTATTTCTGCAGCTTTCAGTatacaggaaaagaagaaagtgaagctGTGTCAGTTTTAGCATTAGCTATATCACagcaagttttaaaaagatagatgAAGTCATTTGCATAAAGGTACAGCATTGAAATACtatgttgtatttgtttttacatttttacattttaaaaatgcagtaaaaGCCaagttaaatatcttttctttttttttttttttttgagacggagtcttgctctgtcgcccaggctggagtgcagtggccggatctcagctcactgcaagctccgcctcctgggtttacaccattctcctgcctcagcctcccgagtagctgggactacaggcacccgccacctcgcccagctagtgttgtgtattttttagtagagatggggtttcaccatgttagccaggatggtctcgatctcctgacctcgtgatccgcccgtctcagcctcccaaagtgctgggattacaggcttgagccactgcgcccggcctaaatttcatttaaaaaaagaaaaatgcaaatcagctcactgcaaccttgccatTATCAGTACTGTAAGTAGCTCTCTCCAGCACAAGCACCATCCTATAAAATCCCCAGCAAGCCTTTGTCTCTTTGCAGTCAGCTCCCCACTTGCTGTTGTGCCTTTGCTTTCTTGCaacatatttttctacttttgcttaaaaaatctgcctttctttacctacaactgtcttggtGAAGTCTTTTTACTACCCACGTGACACCAACCCTAGATAGTCATCACCTGAGACACTGTTGTTTTATCTCTGGCTAATTCTGaaatctttcctctcttctcctggtTTTGTCTCATAATtcctcaatttttctttcttcacaggtGAGAGGAAATAATACTCATCTCAGTGAGTTGTTGAGATGCATCTTGGGAAGATGCTCAGGCTATGAGTATTGGAGTGGGTGGATGGGAGGAAAAtcttagaaattttcttttcttcttatttattttatttttttttcaagacagaatctcactttgtcatttaagctggagtgcagtggcatgatctcagctcactgcagcctcaacctcctgggctcaagtgatcatcctacctcagtctcctaagtagctggcactacatgcacatggcacatgccaccacatctggctaactttgttttttttttttttcctttttttgggaCTATAGGACTGGAACTTTCTAAGCACTGACAAATGTATATGTTCCATCAAATGTGTATcttgaaatgtaaatatattttaaaagggctATAAATCggatgttaattttaaaaagcataaaaataaaactaaaaataaacctcttaagtttatttttttaattttttattttaaattgacaaattatagttGTGTTTATGGGAGGCAGCATGATTGATGAATTCAAGGTGGAATAATTAAACTCAGGgaaattaacatatctattaccttcaatatttgacatttttccGTGGTAAGAACACTTGAAATGTACTCtcttaataattttgaaatatacattttcttttactatatGCATCATGCTGTGCAATAGCCAAATTATAGAAGTTTATGATATCTGTATCTTCTTGGTAAATTTCTCAATCATATTCCAAACtgaatttctgatttctttgtgttggttttcagatttctattgcatcacattttctttaagatccgtatttttaattctttatctgGCATTTTCAGGAATTCTGTGTTATTGGGATCTACTGCTGGACAActgacaacaacaaaacaacaaaaaagaagggaCTGAAAACTACCAATtcaatcagattttaaaaaatgacttttaagaGAATTCTTCTTGGCCTGctgcaatgactcacacctgtaatcctagcactttgagagacaaaagtaaaatgatcacttgaggccaggagttcaagaccagcctgggcaacacagcgacacctcatatctacaaaatataaaaatttaaaaagagagaaaacttcctaactgcagcctcaattaACCTCTATTCTCCAGGTATACTGAAAAAACTTACTGAATAAGCTTAGCTCAATTAAAGCTTAAACTTACTTTTCAAATAAAGTACCTTACATAACGAGAAAAAAATAGTCCAAATAAAGCTCAAGATTTTAAGCCTTCATTTTAAAATCGAATCCTTGCCTACTTTTACTCCAACCAATTAAGTTTATGCCAAACCAGTATATAAAATTTTTACTAGTTATTATAATTGCCTAATTTAATATAAGATAAACaagttaattaatttaatttgtgTAAGTTGTAtaagataaataatttaatacaagTTAAATTCGAGTGTGAAAAGATTTACTGGCtctattaaaactaaaaatataagtaaGGTAATTggcatgttaattagcttgatttaatctttCCACACAGGTACCACTGTGGGTTGGTATGCCTTTCCCAGAACTCCGTTACATGAATTAGAGCATCACATTGTATCAGATAAATGCACACAATTataatttgtccatttaaaaaatacaattggcCTGCTtcggtggcatgcacatgtaatccctacaacccaggaggctgaggtaggaggattccctgaggccagaagtttgagaccagcctgtacaacatagtgaaacctcatctgtaaaaatttagaaattgttCTAATTAGAATACTAATTGAAACTTGCTTTAACTGAAGCAAATGCTTTGGAAAGATTCAATATAGCTGAATCAGCAAAGAGACATTGTTCTTATTTGCTAGAGGCAAAgcgatgtattttttttcctcaatattcaattttaaagaatttattttcccattcGTGGAGTAACATTATTGTAACATCTACAGTTACTGCAATACCTGCATTGCTTAAAAGAATTCCTAAGAATTTTGTTAAAGCATAGTTTGTTTAAAAAactgaatcaaaataaagtacattttatCTCTAAACACTGTGTCATTAAAGTCCACATAACGTCCTCTGTAAAATCAATGTGATGTTACAATAATATACACGATCTGATTCTTATCCTAACGGCTTCTTTGACCATGTATGACATCCAAGATAGATCCAATGCCTTTAATATCAGACTGTAGAGACAGTTATGATCctaaacaaaagaaggaaaagctgTATATACAGGACAGCAATATGACAGTTTAGTTGTTTGCAGCATCTGCTTGGCGGGGCCATCCTTCTTCTTCAACTCTGGAGTCATACTCCTCTTCAGAGGATTCTTTTGTTGGAGCCCGGATGTATCCtggttccttttttccttctactaCTTCTTTGTCAACCTCCACACATACGATATCAGAATATTGGGACTTCAAACATTGGTTCTAGTAATAGTTTTTCCATTATGGACTGAAAGCCTCGTGCACCTGTTTTTCATTCTAGTGCCAATCTGGCTATAGCTTTCAAAGCATCCTCAGTAACATTCAGTTCACACTTATCCATGCTGAATAAGGCCCGGTACTGAGGAATAACAGCATTTCGTGGCTCAGTTAGTATTTGTACAAGTGTTTTCTCATCTAGGCTATGCAATGGAACCACCACAGGCAACTGTCCCACAAACTCAGGAATCATGCCAAACTCAATCAGACCTCTGGCTTCCATATGACGCAATAACCGATCTTTTTCTTCAATGTCTTGGTGAGTATTTGATTCCCCACTTTATTAGCAAGGTCTGCAGCAGCTGTAGCCCTTCTGCCTTTTCCCAGATTAGATGGTGTTCCAAATCCAagatacttttcatttttcctcctgCTGATGATTCTGTCTAAACCACTGAAGGCACCAGATGCAACAAACAGGATGTTTGTTGTATCAACTTGTACTGTTTCTCCACGGAGCTTTTGGGAATTCTTTTCTGGAACATTGACTATTGTGCCTTCTAGTAGTTTTAATAAGCCTTGCTGAACGCCTTCTCCACCTACATTTCGTAACTGATGAATGCATGGCACACTGCCAATCTTATCGACTTCATCCAGAAAGACAATTCCTTGTTGTGCTTTTTCCACACTGTAATTGGCATCTTGGAGTAGTTTGGCAATCACAGATTCAATATCCTCGCCTATGTATCCAGCGTGAGTCATAGTTGTACACTCACAGATAGCAAAACGGACATCAAGGCATTCAGCTAGGGTTTGTGCCAGCAGAGTTTTACCTGACCCAGTTGGTCCAAGtagcaaaatattacttttttcaagttttctgtCATCATGAGAAGAATCCAATACTTCACCTCCTCATTTTTCCTGAGGTACCTGTTGATTTACCTGTTGCTGCATTGATGCTCCTAAAGCATTACCATGTGGGCTCATTCCAGCAATCTGAAGTAATTTTGTAAATCTGTACTCATCCTCCCGTCTTCTTACTTCTAACTCTTGGTGTTAATGATGTCTGCTTCTCAACCTCTGCTTGCTGTCTCAGATTAGCTGGGATATTATTATGTATTCTCTTATAATGATTGTACACAGCAACTGAAAGCATCTTCTTAGCAAATGACTGGCCAACAACATACTTGTCGAGGTAGTTATAAATCTTCTTAGGGGGAGGTGGTGGTTTCTGTTGGAATGCCAATTTTACAGCTTCTGCtgctgatgcagtttctttaaTTATGCTTTTCTTTGAGTCTGCTTCAGATAGCACAACAAAAAAATGATGACATTTTTCACACTTGACAAAACGGGTGGATGACACAAAGGTCTCTATATGTGTGCACAAGTCGCCACATTTAGGACAGCGCAGCTGGTTTCCGCCTTTCCCAGAATTCCCAAGGCCTGATTTCTTACTACTTCCCTCACTTGCTGatttcttatttccatttccaGAACCATCTTTACTTATCCCATCTTTTGAGGCAAAGTATGCTGGTGTTTCTGTAAAAGATCTAAGAGGAGCTCTTCGCAGAATCTGAGTTTCAAATGTCCCAAGCCTTCCTAAAACTGATATATGAATGCGACCACCAGAAATACTTCTCTGCGCAGAGGCGAGTGAGGAGGTGACGAGCCGGGCGGCAGCCGCGCCGCAAGTACAAGCACCGCAGCTGGGCATTTCCGCGGGGCCTAGGCTGGGGCTTCGCCCCCTGAGGACCTCCGGGTCTCAGCGGTGCGAGTCCTGCTGGCAAGGCTCACTGACTCGGTTCCGAACCCTTCCGCGGGTCCCAGACCCCGTGCAGAGTTCACCTGCCCGGCAGCCAGGGCTTCGCGCTTCTGTGCCCCACAGCCCTCTACTCACCAGAGTAGACACCCAACCCCGCCTCgtgatgtatttttttaattactaaaacCTAGGATTTCCCAGACTATTATGTAAATGTCCTCAAACTCATAGCACTTTTTACAGAAAACCACAGGTAGATATTGCCAGCAATGCATTATCAATATTATCTGGTGTTGTTGCCACAAAGACAATGAGAGCTCTTTTCTGTAAGCTCACACTCACAGAGAAAATCCTTTGGTATGTCTTAAAAGATTGGGAAATGAACAATCAAtccaaaaatagaattaccagtCCCACTtacaacatcaacaaaaggaaaaatggaccCATCCTCAGTCACCAAGACCTGAGAACAGAGAGTGGCAGCTCCTTCACACAGGTGGCAGAGAAAGGAAGCTGTCAGCCAGGGAGCCTCCTGGAGTATACCTGAGATGGGCAGAACTGGGGACATCAGTTCTCTACAGCAACACTGCAATGAGGGGCTGGAGTGGCATAGAAAAAATTCCAACACTTTTTGCTGGTGAGTGGctctactcattcattcatccctgTTGCTGGTTCCCTTCTTGAAGCTTGAAAATAATCTGAACTTTGCATGTCAAGAGCTGCTGGCCTCCTCCCAGatattaattttctgtattgGCTAGGTATTGGCTGCAAACACAAGATTAAATTACACAGAGAGTTGGGGAGTGAAACTGCTCCCACTCAGGCTGAGTCACCAGAGTCAGGCTGCATTACCAGACTCACCCCCTCAGAGGTTTCTAGGGTTGGTTGACAGCTTGGGTCTGCATAGCTACCTCTCAGAGAACACACTGGCCACAGCTCCCAAGTTGTAGCTGTTTCTGCCTCCCCTGACCCAGAACTGTCACTTCCCTCAACGTTTCCAGTAATTTGTCGCATTTCATTTTGTCTTGTGTTCTCTACTGAAGCTGCCCGATTTTCGTTTTATGTGCCTCACCTGACATTTTGGGGGTTAttcacattttgaaaatgtattttcattgtcCCTGTAAGAGAGAGCCTGTGTTTCTGGCTTGCAAACCAGGCTGGAGATGGCACCTTCCCCAGAGCTCAGGAATTCTGGGTGAGGACTGAATGTGGGGAATGTCACGAGATTTAGCCTGCTCCTGTAGGCAAAAGGACCTTTTGAAACACACAAGTAGAGATAGTTAGGTATTTCATACACATAACATAGTTGTGATACAAAAGCCAAAGAAAGACAATCACCAAATATTCTAGGACACTGGTCCTCACTATTAGTATGCATGAGAGCCACTAGGGCTATGGATGACAATGCAAATTCCTGTGCCTCACTCCCAGGGATTTTGATTCTGTAAATCTGTGGGGAGTCCAGGAATCTGCATATTCAAAAAGCacgtgtattagtcagttttcacaatGCTATGAAGAGCTGCCTGaggctggctaatttataaagaaaagaggtttaattggctcacagttctgcttgGCTGGGAAGGTCTctggaaatttacaatcatggcagaagatgaaggggaaccaaggcatatcttacatggtggcaggcgagagagagggagaaagtgccacactttttaaccatcagatctcgtgagaactcactcactatcacgagaaaagcacgagggaaactgcccccatgatccaatcacctcccatcagatccctCCCTAACACGTGCGgtaattcaaggtaagatttgggtgggaaaatagagccaaaccatatcagcaccCATGACTTTAATAAATGGAGTTCACCAATAGCTTCTGTGAAAATAAAGACTAACCAAATGAGAAAGCAAAGGCTATCTATTCTACAATAAGTCAGCCACCATCACTTCCATTTTGGGAGAGACT
This window encodes:
- the IGFL3 gene encoding insulin growth factor-like family member 3, whose translation is MMPRCCILVLVWGITVFLSQCSKGTTDAVDSGPWLCQPAPRCGNKIYNPSEQCCYDDAILSLEQTRRCGSNCIFWPCFELCCPESFGLQQKFLVKLKVLGTKSQCHSSPISRSCIG